The genomic DNA TTGGGGCTGGTGAGTACCTATAATCATATACATTAGAGAGACAGCAAATAAAAATTTGAATGTTATTTATAATGTCCCTTGTACATATACAGATCAGTTCGATAAGGTATTATACGTGAACTTAAATATTAGATTAGATCAATCGAGAATTCAATGTTTTTGGCTTGATTTCAAGTTAAACTTTTTGTTTAGGGTGGAGACAAATATAAAACCATGGACAAATGTGTTGAAGGATATAAAAGAAGGAAACAGAAGAACCAAATGGAAAGACAGAGAACCCTTTGCATATTGGAGGGGTAATCCAACAGTGGCCCGAACCAGGGCAGACCTTATGAAGTGCAATGTCACCGATAAAACTGACTGGAATGCTCGCTTGTTTGTACAGGTACTTAGACATAAAACCAATAAATCTCTCTTACACAGTCATCCACACATTATTTGTGTTCATACTCATATTGATAGGCATAATGTAATCCATGCCTATTTCGGTATTAATTCAATCTTACTTTCAGTTTCCAATTGGCGTTGTTCTAGTTTAAACTGGTATGGGACTCAGAGATATAGGTATTATTTCCTTATAAAACATGTAACTTTTTTTACATTGCAGGACTGGAATGCAGAATCTAAGATAGGTTACAAGCAGTCGAATCTCGAAGATCAGTGCACTTACAGGTTATAATAATTACTTCATTTCTTCATTCATTCTACCTTTAATCCTAGAACATTGAACTACACTTTCTATTCATTTGTTATGAATTAATTCCTTCTTATGTCTGTGATTATATGTACAGATATAAGATATATATAGAAGGATGGGCTTGGTCAGTAAGCGAAAAATACATACTAGCATGTGACTCTCCAACTTTGTTCGTAAGACCCCGCTACTACGATTTCTTCACACGAGGCATGGTACCATTGCAACACTATTGGCCCATTAGAGACAACGATAAGTGCAGATCTCTCAAATTTGCTGTCGAATGGGGAAATAATAACACTGAACAGGTCAATTTAATTTACTGTTTCGTTTCATTTCATTTCAATAAAAGTGTTGCTTCGCTTCAACTAGAGTCCTCTTCTACCCAAATCATCACTAAATTGTTATGAATTATACACAGGCACAGGCCATTGGAAAAGCATCGAGTCGCTTCATCCAAGAAGAACTGAAACAGGAATATGTGTACGATTACATGTTCCATTTGCTAAACGAATACGCAAAACTATTAAAGTACAAGCCTAGTATACCTCCAAATGCAGTAGAGCTGTGTCCGGAAACAATGGCCTGCCTAGCTGCTGGTAATTATAACAACTTCATGATGGACTCCTTGGTGAATTCTCCGAGGGGTTCAGTTCCATGCACCATGCCTCCTCCCTATGATGCTCAAGCTCTAAAAACATTCATTGATACCCAAGTAGGATCAACAAGGAAAGTAGAGGCTTGGGAAAATGAGTACTGGCATAAATTTAACAAAAAGCAATGAGACCTTGCATTTGCTTTCTTGTTACATATGTTTTTCTTATTTGCAAGTTGCAACTTATTATTGATGTTAATGCAAgaacaacatatatatatatatatacatactagCCAATAACCGTGCGACGGATTGTTTTTAACATtcgataatttttaataatatattttataatataattttcaatagttgaaaaataaattgaagaatataataaattataacaatatatgttttataataatttgagacttgactgaaaataaataatataatataatatattatttaaataaagaatataaaaatttaaatataataagctgtTGACAGGGTTCGAATCCTGAATtcatgagagcagtttaaatattaatataataatattttattattgtatccAATAGTTCTCATTTTTTTGACTTTAGACGTCACGGTTGTTATTTATCGTACCAAATAGCTTTACCGAGCAACTACTAGCAACTACCAAACATAGGGTAttctgcttataatagtataatagtATATTGATAGATATGGGTTAGAGTAATAAACACAACTAGCATTATAAACTGCTTATGACACGAGTTATTTTTTAATATTGTCGGTAATTGTGTAATTTAATGTCGTACATAATTTTAAACATTTTTGAAATTTGTTTGTTCATCATTTTAAGTTTCCTTCATTTAATGATGGGGATGCTTACAAAAATGCTTATATTTATTTATCAATTTTTTATGCTTCTAACAACCTAAACGTATTTCAACTTTTATATGTGATatgtatttcaaattttatatGTGATATTTTGAGTTATTTTTTGTATGTGTGTGGGATAATTGCTAGCTTTAGATATTTTTTCATCTTAAACTTATTATTTCCTAATCTGAGTAAGTTATAAGAACAATTATTAAGTTCTTGATCGTTTTCAATTTCTATAATAAATGTTATACGTTTACTTTCAATATCCAAAATTTTAATTGTAATTCTTTATAATATGATAATAATTATATTCAATTAAACAATTGCGTGGAGTtacaaatttaattcataatttcctaaatataattataattaaataaggCGATATGACTTCCATATATTCAGTAGGAATGATATCCGAATCTGTTTAATATTTATTTACTTCCCTAGTTGCATTAATCTCTAGAAAGctttttaaacttaaaaatgagtTATTTAAAGGTTTTCACTGCCATTAAAACCATTAAAACTTAAAAATGGTTGCGGTTAACCGCATCAGTTGTGGTTAACCGCGTGAATTGCGGTTGCGAATTTGTggttattgcggatcggtttgcggttcaaccacttattttaaaataataaataatttgcaaaaaaataaatctggaatattaataaattcaagtttaagttacgtgataaatttacattcaaaattaaaatacaaactaatgctccgtgtggagtaaggatattaaaaacatacaaaaatatggaggcgagagaaaagaaaaaaaaggataaaaaaactacatgttgattacattttccatttgtttggttatatatcttatattGATTGTAAATCTTATAAACGAAGTCTTAACATTAACCAAAGATTAGTTAAAAaaatgtgtatacttattaatttatataatatcaactacatttttggaaatatattttattataaatatatgttgcgagttgCGGTTGTGGTTGCGATTTTGTGATTTTGCGATTTTTAAgaatttaaaaccgcatccaaaccgcgaatgggcggtttttaaaatttaaatccacaaTCAACCCGTATTTCGCGATTATCCGCAAAATGCGGTTCAGTTGCGAGCGGTTGAGCGGTTGGATGCGGTTGAGCAGTTCATCTGTACAACTCTAGTTAGAATGCTTGGATGCATGTTGCGTGATTGTGAGTAATCGCCCGAGGATGTCTACATGCCATTTATATAAGGACCAAACTCACATAATTTTAAAGAGTAATGCTACGTAACGCAAAACTCGTACCAAAATAGTTATAAAGTGACGTGGCATGACACGTGTATAAATATAATTCGTTGGTATATATGAATGCACGCGGTGTCCCATATTATTACTAGGAAAGTTAtcatttataaaatatttgggAACAATTTTTGTAACAATATTTGGGCCTCTAGAATTTTCCTAATTTTAAATGGATTCTAAGTCGGTTATAGCGAGATTTCTAGTTCAAGAATGTATCATCTATCTCTAGAGGTGTATCATAACTTGGTCACCTAAGTCGAATAAAACTCGAGTTCATGTTCGATTAGGAATGTATCTATTATACGTGTCATTCGAGTTTCTACATAGAGTAGAGTAATTCTAATGCTATTAGAAGTATTATGGGGTTGATCGCTAGACATATTGCCCAAAGACATATTTCCCATTGTCAATTCTTTCTCTCTAATATTTTGTCATATGTACAAAAAGTTGGGTTCAGTGGATACCAATATTATATTAGAGCATATGCACCGGCTCTTCTATTTAGTTGATTCAGCAGCCGTATCAATGGACCAAAGGAGAAGTCATATGCAGCGCTTAATTTTTGCTCCCATCAATTTTTAAAGTTCCATTGATTCATTAATAGGAACATTAATAATCAATGGAGCTCTCAATGGCCATCAAATGCTAGGACCCACATTTTTCTCCTGTACACACTTAATAACAGCTATATATTTGAGCACGGTTGGATAGCTTAAGTGGCTAAGAGTTTATCCTCTGTCGTCCCAGGTACTGGGTTCGATCCTCGCTCACCCCGAGATTTAtgagaacagatactcatttgtaaggctataagccatatttgtcaaaaaaaaacaGCTATATATTTGGTCATTTATTGTTATAAAATTAGTAAAAACAAGGTGTATTGTTATGAATAGTAATTGATGAATTGATGGAGTTATGTGGGTGTATAAAAACCGAGAAAAAAATCGATTTTAAGTGAATAGTAACCAACTCCGTTGATTCAATTGATGAATTGATAAATTAATCCTCATCACAGGTGTATATGCtcttatcaatcttgtacgagatagatattattatatatattgaatTGAATGTATAACTAATTCACAAGAACACTGTTAATTCTTAtatcacataagcatataagaattaacaattaaattataAGAAGGGTTTGAAAAAACAAACAGAGATtagatttaatctcgagtccagaaactgtctccttaaaacagtttcgccccgcaccatccgtgtttagcgacctgcttcccaggataaaacgagataccagTATAATCGATAAATCGAaaatactctcagcgaacttgaactgagccgGAGAACTATCACCAGAATATTGGGAAAAATTAAGACTGAAGAGACCGAGAATTAAAAAGATGACTCTTATTTTCTCGACTTAATGAAACCCTTGCCCTAAGACtctatatatataaagagagttTGAAATGACTTATTTTTCtattcgatgtggtacatggtatttataagaaaaaaacAAGGAATATATTTGTGCTACTCTCAATGTGGTACAAAACCCACTTTTCACATTAAAAGGTCACACTTTGAAATATCaattctcattcaccttttactcattttgagcgtatAAATATAtattggaatcccctcgaagaggagaatacgttccaataaatacacatcactaacacataatgtgtcttactcatatagagtctcaaaataattcacaacttagtctaaaatactaagtttcactacaagaaaaacgtcaatagacatcgATTATTGACTGTTGTGAAAGATGCAAAAAACGGATGTCTACGTGGGTGTAGTAAAAGGTCCCTGTTTTTCACATCGGTTCTGGACTGATGTGAAAAATAACATTATATATCATTTATAGATAATAACCGGTGTATTAGATATACTAAGACATCGGTTAGTAATCGATGTGAAAAATAAGAAACGATGTCAATTGTGTCTATACAACAACGCTTTCATAAATTGAAATGATGTATTAGACATAATAAGACATCATCCATTAACTGATGTATGTGGTTACATATTTacctattatatatatataatacatatatatatatatatatacacattaaAATACCAAAAACTAAAACAAGCAAAATGAATCACATCTAAATAACCATAACTTTCATTATTATTATCAAACTAATACAAAGTATTCCAATATACATCATTGATAAAATCAAAAACATAATTCTCAAATCTAGACATTATCAAGTCAAAATGAAATTTTCCTACTAGTCTTCTATGTTGAAGCAGATCATATTCCACAGCCTGTTACTAGATTATATGCAGACTATTCCACAACAACCCATTATAGCAAATCATATTCCAGAGCAGTATATGCAGCCTGTTATATATAATGCTTTGGGGGCTTCACATTTCAAGTTTGCCCTATGGAGTAACGCCTGCTTGTCAAAGAGGTCATCAAGTGTTACTATAAATTATCTGCAAATTTCGATAAGAAACAAATGACATGCTTGAACACTGTGAGGGTTATGGTGCGCTCACCCTGATCAAGAGCTCCGGCCTTCAGTAAAACAAGAAATTCAAGTGTTGTATTGTGAAGCTCCACTTCCCTCGCTTCCATCTAAAATGCCTAGGTTAAATCATCCAAGTACAGGCTCGAATTCTAATACTAGAACATCAAGTGTTGTTGTTGGATATGTCAAGTCATTCTTTAAGTTTCTCAAATTAAATCTATCGAATGGTAATTAGAAATCTATCAAATGGTAATCTATCAGAATTTGTAAGTCAATTTAAATTTTGCACATTAACCAAAATATTCATCAGAAAGGAAATTAGAACATACCTTAAGAGAGATTATGGTACATTAACCAAAATTTCCTATGAACATTTTAAACCTTAACATCAATCACTATTGTCATGTAAATTGATCTTGGCTCTCAAAGAGTTTATTTACTGACTCCTAAATGTGTAGGGGACATTATGGTACCATATCTATATAACAAAGATCAAGAGTCCGTATAACCGATTAGAGATTAGGATAAAAGCAAATGATGCTGCAAAAACGATCTGAAATTGGTATGGAAATGATAACTAAGCACCAATAAATAAGAAATCAGGTGTATCTAAGGCTAGTATACCTTTTCCCTGCTCATGGGCCACTGAATTGGACGCTGGTATTTTCCCGGAAGTGAAATTAGGCATGTTGGTGGGTCATCTGGACAATATCTCTCCTTATGTTCAAAATGCCCTGTACTTCTAAGTCAAATTGCCCAGGGAAGCTATTAAAGTTGGTAGCGAACCGATTAACAGCTCGGAGCAGAACATAGAATCCCACAACAATACTGCCACAAATAGAAAAGCCGTATTAAGAGTTGCTGAGGAAAAAAATATGTCCAGTGTCCACTAGCAAACATTCTTCACTAATCTATTAGAAGAATCACAGTACGATCTTCGATAAAACATTACAACtgaatttttcagaagtataatCAGAAAAAAAGATATGCTCAAAAGAGAATTCCAAGAATAGTAGTACTAGGACTTGTCATATACACACAAACCTATATGCAAAAGTTGATACTTATAATCATATCATATGTCTATATGTAAGTTGTAGATTTTAGTAGCAGGTCTAAAACAATGAAAACACGTGATTTTAGTTTCTAAAACAATTTGAAAGTGGCACACTAAAATAAAGGGTGTGCACTCGAAAACATTTCTACTGCATATCAAATTGATTAGACACAAGAAAGAATACATATTTTCCTGAAACACAAGTTTGAAAATCCATTTTATATAACTCATCTTCTCGCTTCACTTTCCAACTAGGAATTTTAAATTCCAGGATGTTTAACAAAGGCAACAGACTACTACCATCTCAGGAAAATACTTACAATAAATTCTTCTGGTACCTAAACCATATAAAATTTATCTTTTTGAAGTTCAATATTTTATGGTTGCAAGTGTGTGGTGTGCAGGTTGAGGTAGAACAAAACAGCATACCTATAATCGTCATCTGTTAGATACTTCTGCAACTCTGGTTGCACAGGGTAACTTCCTGGGGTGTTGCTTTCGGGTTAGTAAGTCCTGGACCTTCAGTCGTATCAACAGGAAAGTCTGAAACAGTTCCTAGCTCTAATCCATGAAGCAACCGAGCCAGTGTCAAGTGCAGAATCTGGAGTCCGAGTGTGATGCCAGGGCAAACCCTCCTTCCCCACCCAAATGGTATCAATTCAAAATTTTTACCCCCACATTTTAACATCAATATGTTTTTCAATAAACCTTTCAAGTTGGAATTCTAGGGGATCAGACCAAATGATAGGGTCACGTTACAACTTTCAGAGGTTCACAAATAAGCGTGTGCCAgctggaatgtggaagcctgcCACAATGCAATCTTCCGTTGCATCACGAGGTGGATTAAGTGGTTTAGCAGGGTACAATCGTAATGTTTCCTTGACAATGGCTTGCAAGTAAATTAGATTCTTCACATCTAAAAGATTTACTTGGCGATCTCTTCCAACATGTTTATCCAATTCATCTTGAACTTTTTCTAGTACAAGTCAGTTGTTAAGTAGCAAGGAGACTTCCCATGTAAGTGTGACCATTGCTGTGTCTGATCCACCTAAGAGAAGACTCTGCAAAAAGCAGTCCAATGGTACAACTACACATTTTAGTTTAAACTTGCTTTACTGCCTAAATGAGCTTTTAACTTGGAATATTTAGCTGCAGTTAATTGATAGTCAGATGCAGATTTTATACATAACAAAGCTACTAACAAAATATGCCCCAACTAACAAATTATTAGAGAGTTCAAATTCAGTACGAATAACCAAAACAACTCTAAAAAAAGAAATTTGAAAGCACACCTGGATTCAATACTCTTATGCATCTTTTTATGAAACTCAACATTTAAATTAGGCCTTGAAATTCCATAAGAAGCTGCCAAAATCAAGAAAACTCAAGAAAAACACAATTTATACCAATAAAAAGATACCCATCAAATGAAATACAGAAAAAGGTAGAAAAAGAGTAAAGGATTCAAACTTGGAGATTGTAGCCTTAAACCCACAAAAACCTTGGTTGCACAGCTGCCAAAATTACAAAATTATACATAATTAAACCAATAATATGTACAGCGGATTAAACTAAATACAAAAACAACAAAAAACCCACATCAACAAAATAATCAAGAACCAAAATCAAGCAACCCATTTCACAAAGAGAAAAAATTAAAAACCGAAAATTGAATTTTGAAACGAAATTAGGATAACACTTACTAATTACAGAGGATTCGAGCTTGGGTTCAACCTCCTTTGCACAAATCGACCAATGTTCAACCTCCTTTGCACAAATCGACCAAAACTTGCAGCTAATCGGCCATTTCAGTTGAAAGTTAGGGTTCGATTACTTGAAATCTAGGATTCAAATTAGGGGTTTCAAACCTAAAGCTCTAATTAAGGTAGTATAAGTTATGGTTTCAATGTAGAAGACTGAGAG from Apium graveolens cultivar Ventura chromosome 5, ASM990537v1, whole genome shotgun sequence includes the following:
- the LOC141661410 gene encoding uncharacterized protein LOC141661410: MKKYYEEKYKNTFWLRQNFTQKRWRSFREQATTTALLLLFFFLFIAVLVFAGYININIHTRHSAETPVISISRMTKTPLIPPLDCLAWNETQKCPQYNPVLLKYMLNHDPSMNMTCPDYFRWIHEDLRHWMQTGISKEMVERANRTAHFRLVIIDGKAYVEKYAKSIQTRDLYTLWGIVQLLRWYPGRLPDLDMMFDCNDQPVIKTKDYRGPDAAPPPLFRYCSDVWSMDIVFPDWSFWGWVETNIKPWTNVLKDIKEGNRRTKWKDREPFAYWRGNPTVARTRADLMKCNVTDKTDWNARLFVQDWNAESKIGYKQSNLEDQCTYRYKIYIEGWAWSVSEKYILACDSPTLFVRPRYYDFFTRGMVPLQHYWPIRDNDKCRSLKFAVEWGNNNTEQAQAIGKASSRFIQEELKQEYVYDYMFHLLNEYAKLLKYKPSIPPNAVELCPETMACLAAGNYNNFMMDSLVNSPRGSVPCTMPPPYDAQALKTFIDTQVGSTRKVEAWENEYWHKFNKKQ